A section of the Bombus terrestris chromosome 2, iyBomTerr1.2, whole genome shotgun sequence genome encodes:
- the LOC100643968 gene encoding aquaporin AQPAe.a-like: protein MENDTRSKDSQSSMWSVQKGTTTMFIAEVLGTAILLFIGCMGSLGTMGPILPPPLQTSMAFGMTVNLLIMMLGHISGAHLNPAVTIGAVILGIKTIPTGILYAIAQFIGATIGYGLLMTITPPELFNDGYSNSSVGHCVTVVHPGINTTQAILIEILCTSFILCAACATWDPRCAHTTDSTAIRFGFSVVGISLAASPYTGCSMNPARTFGPAFWNGNWTDQWIYWFGPTAGAFLGTYTYVYLFAEKKVDVEDPHLRYIEMKSIKASLQDINFKQERNVKEENLELVKGEEAA from the exons ATGGAGAACGACACCCGCAGCAAAGATTCGCAAA GCTCAATGTGGTCTGTGCAAAAGGGTACGACCACGATGTTCATCGCCGAAGTGCTGGGCACTGCGATACTTCTGTTCATCGGTTGTATGGGTTCTTTAGGAACGATGGGACCGATATTGCCACCGCCATTACAGACATCTATGGCGTTCGGTATGACTGTCAACCTTTTGATTATG atgTTAGGACATATAAGCGGTGCGCATTTAAATCCTGCTGTCACCATAGGGGCAGTTATTCTTGGAATTAAAACCATTCCAACGGGTATACTCTATGCAATAGCACAATTTATTGGAGCTACTATCGGATATGGATTACTCATG ACAATAACTCCGCCCGAGTTGTTCAATGATGGATATTCAAATTCGTCGGTGGGCCATTGTGTAACAGTCGTTCATCCTGGAATTAATACCACGCAAGCCATTTTAATCGAAATTCTTTGTACGTCGTTCATACTTTGCGCAGCGTGCGCTACTTGGGACCCAAGGTGCGCTCATACAACAGATTCCACGGCGATCCGATTTGGCTTCTCTGTTGTTGGCATTTCACTCGCGGCG AGTCCTTACACTGGTTGCAGTATGAATCCTGCGCGTACTTTCGGCCCAGCTTTTTGGAATGGGAACTGGACGGATCAATGG ATTTACTGGTTCGGACCGACTGCAGGCGCTTTCCTTGGAACATATACGTACGTGTATCTGTTTGCGGAGAAAAAAGTGGACGTAGAGGACCCACATCTTAGGTATATAGAAATGAAGTCGATTAAAGCATCGTTGCAAGACATAAATttcaaacaagaaagaaatgTTAAGGAAGAAAATCTCGAATTAGTAAAGGGCGAGGAAGCTGCTTGA
- the LOC105667104 gene encoding protein lethal(2)essential for life: MSVVPLIFRDWWDDLDRPMSRLMDQHFGRGLNRDELLSRFSDLNLDRPLRSIFRDRYYRPWRNVTPQPSSGSSTIQIDDKDNFQVILDVQQFSPEEITVKTVGNNVIVEAKHEERQDEHGFISRHFVRRYVLPPSHDVINITSSLSSDGVLTITAPKKGETPSGTERIIEITKTGEPASKPVKIETTTEEK, from the exons ATGTCGGTGGTGCCATTGATATTCCGTGACTGGTGGGACGATTTAGATCGACCCATGTCCAGATTGATGGACCAACACTTTGGCAGAGGATTAAATCGAGACGAACTTCTATCACGGTTCTCCGATCTCAACCTCGACAGACCTCTACGTTCGATCTTTCGCGATAGGTACTACCGTCCCTGGAGGAACGTGACGCCTCAGCCCTCGAGTGGATCGAGCACGATCCAGATCGACGACAAGGACAACTTCCAG GTAATATTGGACGTTCAACAATTCTCACCGGAGGAGATCACGGTGAAGACGGTCGGTAACAACGTTATTGTCGAAGCCAAACACGAGGAGAGACAAGACGAGCACGGATTTATCAGCAGACACTTCGTACGGAGATACGTCTTGCCTCCATCTCACGATGTGATCAATATTACCTCGAGCCTTTCTTCGGATGGTGTTTTAACTATCACGGCACCCAAAAAG GGAGAGACACCTAGCGGAACTGAACGAATCATTGAAATCACGAAAACAGGAGAACCGGCGAGTAAACCGGTCAAAATAGAAACGACTacggaagaaaaataa
- the LOC100645312 gene encoding odorant receptor 67c-like, with translation MKKVISVDMSEKIGNSTNYRNVHYESDAEYTIHVAKTLLKLIGIWPRRDTFLDNVKMYIQTTIVFSLMCFLLVPHVIYTYFDCENLTKYMKVIAAQIFSLLAVIKFWTVILNRKEIRFCLDQIEIQYRDVKCEEDRLVMTNCAKIGRFFTMMYLSLSYTGALPYHIILPLISERIVKADNTTQIPLPYLSNYIFFTVENSPIYEITFVLQIFISSIILSTNCGIYSLIASITMHCCGLFEVTSRRIETLHKWNKCDLHDRVVDIVQYHLEAIGYSALIGKSLSIVFLSEMVGCTIIICFLEFGVIMELEDHKTLSTLTYFVLMTSIFVNVFIISFIGDRLKQESERIGETSYFLPWYDFPVDVAKNINTIMLRTSLPSCLSGANILELSLQAFCDVCKTSAAYFNFLRAMTV, from the exons ATGAAAAAAGTAATATCAGTTGATATGAGTGAGAAAATCGGAAATTCTACGAATTATCGCAACGTCCATTACGAATCGGACGCCGAATACACGATACACGTTGCCAAGACGTTGTTGAAACTGATCGGAATCTGGCCTAGAAGGGATACGTTCCTTGataacgttaaaatgtatattcAAACAACGATAGTTTTTTCCCTTATGTGTTTCTTGTTAGTACCACACGtgatttatacttatttcgATTGCGAAAATCTGACCAAGTACATGAAAGTAATTGCCGCACAGATTTTCAGCCTTTTGGCGGTCATCAAATTTTGGACGGTAATTcttaatagaaaagaaattagATTTTGCTTAGATCAAATCGAAATACAATACAGGGACGTGAAATGCGAAGAGGATCGGCTGGTAATGACGAATTGTGCAAAGATTGGTCGATTCTTTACAATGATGTATTTGAGCCTCAGTTACACCGGTGCTTTGCCCTATCATATTATTTTACCTCTAATATCAGAGAGAATTGTGAAAGCTGATAATACCACTCAGATACCTTTGCCTTACTTGAGCAACTATATTTTCTTCACTGTCGAAAATTCACCGATCTACGAGATCACGTTTGTCTTACAAATATTCATCAGTAGCATTATACTGTCTACGAATTGTGGGATTTATAGCCTGATTGCCTCTATAACGATGCACTGTTGCGGCCTGTTCGAAGTTACCAGTAGAAGAATCGAGACACTTCATAAATGGAACAAATGCGATTTACATGATCGCGTTGTTGATATCGTTCAGTACCATTTGGAAGCGATTGg ATACTCTGCGTTGATTGGAAAATCACTCAGCATCGTATTTTTATCGGAGATGGTTGGCTGTACCATTATAATATGCTTCCTAGAATTCGGTGTGATCATG gaattGGAAGATCATAAAACGTTGAGCACACTAACATATTTCGTATTAATGACATCGATTTTCGTAAATGTGTTTATAATATCGTTCATCGGTGATCGTCTGAAACAAGAG AGCGAGAGAATAGGGGAAACATCGTACTTTCTACCATGGTACGATTTTCCGGTGGACGTAGCGAAGAATATAAACACAATCATGCTCAGAACCAGTCTACCATCGTGTTTGTCTGGAGCGAACATATTAGAACTGTCGCTTCAAGCATTTTGTGAC GTTTGTAAAACTTCAGCagcttatttcaattttcttcgagCAATGACGGTATGA